The sequence below is a genomic window from Clostridium putrefaciens.
TGAAGTGGTTTTAGAAAACATCAACAAGTTTGGACTTAGTGACAGGGTAAGGTTTATAAATAGTGACCTTTTAAAAATACCAATTAAGGAAGGATATAAATACGATGTTTTAGTATCCAATCCACCTTATATAAAGAGTGAGGAAATAGATACATTAATGGAGGATGTAAAATCATTTGAACCACATCTAGCTCTAGATGGAGGGGAAGATGGGCTTATATTTTACAAAACAATTACAAGAGAGTCTAAAGAAATACTAAATTCAAAAGGCCTTATAGCTTTTGAAATTGGTAAAGATCAAGGTATAGAGGTCAGTGAAATTCTTAGTTCTTTTGGATATAAGAATATAAAAATAATCAAAGATCTATCAGGATTTGATAGAGTGGTTATAGGAAAAAACAGTATTTAATAGTATAATATTAAGAAAGAGTAATATTATTGACTATTATATGTTATAATAATAAACTATGAAAATATGATACGGAGTGATAAACATGTTAGAAAGGCTTAATTTTATTGAAAATAAATATGAAGAATTGTCTATTAAGATTAGTGACCCATCAATAATAGCTAATCAAAAAGAATGGCAAAGGTTATGTAAAGAGCATTCAGATATTGAAGATTTAGTTGGGAAGTTTAGACAGTATAAAGAAGTAGATGAAGAAATAGTATTTAATAAAGAAATACTAAATGAAGAAAATGATAAAGAACTAAAAGAAATGGCTCAAGAAGAGTTAAAAGAGCTTACAGTAAAAAAGGATGTATTAGCTGAAGATCTTAGAATATTACTTTTGCCTAAAGATCCTAATGATGACAAAAATGTATTTGTGGAAATTAGAGGTGGTGCAGGTGGAGATGAAGCGGCCTTATTTGCTGCTAATTTATTTAGAATGTATACAAGATATTCTGAAAACAAGCACTGGAAAATAGAAATGATAAACTCTAACGAAACAGATATAGGTGGATTTAAAGAAGTTGTCTTCATGATAAAAGGAAAGGGCGCTTATAGTAGACTTAAATATGAAAGTGGAGTTCATAGAGTTCAAAGGGTCCCAGATACGGAGTCAAGTGGAAGAATCC
It includes:
- the prfA gene encoding peptide chain release factor 1, which codes for MLERLNFIENKYEELSIKISDPSIIANQKEWQRLCKEHSDIEDLVGKFRQYKEVDEEIVFNKEILNEENDKELKEMAQEELKELTVKKDVLAEDLRILLLPKDPNDDKNVFVEIRGGAGGDEAALFAANLFRMYTRYSENKHWKIEMINSNETDIGGFKEVVFMIKGKGAYSRLKYESGVHRVQRVPDTESSGRIHTSTATVAVLPEVDDVDIEINQNDLRIDVFRSSGNGGQSVNTTDSAIRITHMPSGIVVSCQDEKSQLKNKEKAMKVLRSRLFEIAQSERSASIAEDRKSQVGTGDRSERIRTYNYPQGRVTDHRIGVTLYRLESFLEGDIDEIIDSLITEDQANKMKSMGNTEKL